Proteins co-encoded in one Capsicum annuum cultivar UCD-10X-F1 chromosome 9, UCD10Xv1.1, whole genome shotgun sequence genomic window:
- the LOC107841435 gene encoding uncharacterized protein LOC107841435 produces MVADAISRLSIESLAHAEEGKQELLKAIHRLANLGVHRLDSKDGSVMAEAVTLKEVKKENVGNFIQVNILYHFGIPQYIIIDNAKSFDNKLMNNISDLFGFKQRKYSMYPAAINGLAEIFNKTLCNLLKKVVSKSKQDCHERMEEAVWAYRMTYRTPTQATPYTFAFGVEAVLLLVCQIPSLRLDIQEGLSDEKNAKLHLAESS; encoded by the exons atggttgctgatgctatTAGCAGGTTATCCATTGAGAGCTTGGCCCATGCAGAGGAGGGAAAGCAAGAATTGTTGAAGGCTATTCACCGCTTGgcaaatcttggagttcatcgcttggactctaaggatggtagtGTGATG GCCGAAGCTGTTACtctcaaagaagtaaagaaggaGAACGTTGGGAACTTCATCCAAGTGAATATTCTCTACCACTTTGGAATTCCTCAGTACATAATAATTGACAATGCCAAGTCGtttgataacaagctgatgaaTAATATTAGTGATCTCTTTGGTTTTAAGCAGCGAAAATATTCCATGTACCCTGCTGCCATTAATGGACTAGCTGAAATatttaataagactttatgcaatctaTTGAAGAAAGTTGTCTCCAAGTCAAAACAAGATTGTCATGAGCGAATGGAAGAAGCTGTATGGGCATATAGAATGACTTACCGCACACCAACACAAGCAACCCCATACACgtttgcttttggagttgaagcagtcctacTACTTGTTtgtcaaataccttctttaagGCTGGATATTCAAGAAGGGCTCTCCGATGAAAaaaatgctaagttgcatctTGCAGAGTCTTCTTGA